In the genome of Candidatus Nitrosotenuis sp. DW1, one region contains:
- the gatE gene encoding Glu-tRNA(Gln) amidotransferase subunit GatE: MSEIQIDKIGLKVGLEIHQQLATNKKLFCSCNPIESEDYPVKFLRRLRLAKSELGKYDPAAVFESSKSKLISYNANPQSSCLVEYDDEPPHNLDSDAKATALIIASALHSDIFSEIHVMRKIVIDGSNTSGFQRTMLVANGGYIEVEQKKIGVQSICLEEDAAKLLKDTESVREYSLDRLGTPLVEIALDPVEGTPSDVKKIALTLGRLLRVTRRVTRGIGSIRQDVNVSVSGGGIVEVKGVQQLDQLEGIIMYEARRQHGLQLIAEKLKEIQFDNLAKEGTLDVTSFFSNSKSKVIQKSLKDGAIIKALKIKNFAGMFGYEPYQGIRLGKELGQQVRFFGIGGIFHSDELPNYGIEKEEVEQLRKMLETNESDGFLIIAGSKDKIEFAIDAVINRIKDAKNGVPAETRAATPAGETVFLRPRPGASRMYPETDIPPITISGSELEFAKNNIPKPWDSAISEIQTKWNLNKQLSEQLFDSDYLDLFESICANKVNNPNFVASILCSTITNLERRGLDATLLKPEHISRSFELLSEDKITKESLEMIYESVMSGKTKSVEEFIEKHSSSMNEDELGQFLDDLIKSNLSIIKKQGSHSSSMLMGMAMKSLRGKVSGEKINKLLEIKISKILEE; this comes from the coding sequence GTGTCAGAGATTCAAATTGACAAAATTGGATTAAAGGTCGGCTTGGAAATACACCAGCAGCTTGCAACAAACAAGAAATTGTTTTGTAGTTGCAACCCAATTGAATCTGAGGATTATCCGGTCAAGTTTTTACGAAGACTTAGACTCGCAAAAAGCGAGCTTGGAAAATACGATCCCGCAGCAGTCTTTGAATCTTCAAAATCAAAACTCATATCATACAATGCAAATCCGCAAAGCAGTTGCCTTGTAGAGTACGATGATGAGCCGCCCCACAATTTGGACAGCGATGCAAAGGCAACCGCTCTAATAATTGCCTCTGCTCTACACTCAGATATTTTTAGCGAGATTCATGTTATGAGAAAAATTGTAATTGATGGCTCCAATACTTCTGGCTTTCAAAGGACAATGCTTGTTGCAAACGGAGGATACATAGAAGTGGAGCAGAAAAAAATCGGCGTCCAGTCAATTTGCCTAGAGGAGGACGCTGCAAAGCTTCTCAAAGACACAGAAAGTGTGCGAGAGTATTCCCTGGATAGACTTGGAACGCCTCTTGTTGAAATCGCCCTAGATCCAGTCGAAGGCACTCCCTCAGATGTAAAAAAAATAGCACTCACGTTGGGCAGGCTGTTGCGTGTTACGCGTCGAGTTACACGTGGAATAGGATCAATCAGGCAGGATGTCAATGTGTCAGTCAGTGGAGGGGGCATTGTAGAAGTCAAGGGAGTTCAGCAACTAGACCAGCTAGAAGGTATCATCATGTACGAGGCAAGGAGACAACACGGCTTGCAGTTGATAGCAGAAAAGTTAAAGGAAATCCAATTTGATAATTTAGCAAAGGAGGGTACGCTTGATGTAACATCCTTTTTTAGCAACTCTAAATCCAAAGTAATCCAAAAATCACTAAAGGATGGAGCCATAATCAAGGCATTAAAAATCAAAAATTTTGCCGGAATGTTCGGCTATGAACCATATCAGGGAATAAGACTCGGCAAAGAGCTCGGGCAACAGGTGAGGTTTTTTGGAATCGGTGGAATCTTCCATTCTGACGAGTTGCCAAATTACGGAATCGAGAAAGAGGAAGTAGAACAGTTAAGAAAAATGTTAGAGACAAACGAATCTGATGGATTTCTGATAATTGCTGGCTCTAAAGACAAGATAGAGTTTGCCATTGACGCAGTAATAAACAGAATAAAGGATGCAAAGAATGGTGTTCCTGCCGAGACCCGTGCCGCCACACCTGCAGGCGAGACTGTATTCCTAAGGCCAAGGCCCGGTGCGTCCAGAATGTATCCAGAAACTGACATACCGCCAATTACGATTAGTGGTAGCGAATTAGAGTTTGCAAAAAACAACATTCCAAAGCCTTGGGATTCCGCAATATCAGAAATCCAAACAAAATGGAATCTCAATAAACAGTTATCAGAGCAGCTTTTTGATTCGGATTATTTGGATTTGTTTGAATCTATTTGTGCTAACAAGGTAAATAATCCAAATTTTGTAGCGTCGATTTTGTGCTCAACGATAACAAATCTGGAACGACGGGGCCTTGATGCAACACTGTTAAAACCTGAACACATTTCCAGATCTTTTGAATTATTATCAGAGGACAAGATCACAAAAGAGTCGCTTGAAATGATTTACGAATCCGTAATGTCAGGCAAGACAAAGTCAGTTGAAGAGTTTATTGAGAAACACTCTAGTTCCATGAACGAAGATGAATTGGGACAATTTCTTGATGATTTGATAAAAAGCAATCTAAGTATAATCAAAAAACAGGGTAGTCATTCAAGCAGTATGCTGATGGGAATGGCAATGAAATCTCTCCGCGGAAAAGTATCTGGTGAAAAAATAAATAAATTATTAGAAATTAAAATTTCAAAAATATTAGAAGAATAA
- the cutA gene encoding divalent-cation tolerance protein CutA: MEKPIMIVSTYPNKKSISKIANRLVQEKLVACVNMTKISSVYSWQGKIENADEFLAIFKTTQKNKAKVKNQIKITHPYKVPEIAEIQVNSINKPYLDWLIESTL; the protein is encoded by the coding sequence ATGGAAAAACCAATAATGATAGTCTCCACGTACCCAAACAAAAAATCAATATCCAAAATAGCAAACAGGCTTGTGCAAGAAAAACTTGTAGCGTGCGTAAACATGACAAAAATCTCCTCAGTTTATAGCTGGCAGGGAAAAATCGAAAACGCAGATGAATTCTTGGCAATCTTCAAGACAACGCAAAAAAACAAGGCCAAAGTAAAAAACCAAATCAAAATCACACATCCATACAAGGTGCCGGAAATAGCTGAAATACAAGTCAATTCGATAAACAAGCCGTACCTTGACTGGCTAATCGAATCTACACTTTAA
- a CDS encoding pelota family protein, whose translation MITKIIDDFSISFIVEEPDDLLTLRRIIRKGDTMVSDTTRVIKQDKDFSRPDRGERIKIRISLEVEKIALDSVFDRLRVHGTIMESSNEAVSKGSHHSVLIKIGDSFNVTKKKWLPIELKLLKSKEDGFGFVLVAIDKGDCGIGKLKGTHLELMQNLYSGSSGKQYKSSFNIEGFFENVTKMLETTLRDNDIIVIFGPGETKKQFSNYLQKTPLSKKHKIEIVEGIDSGGEDGVYIFIKSKAMQQIMGQSKLAKVTSILEEIMIKAQHKSKKFTMGFEETQKANQYGAIDSLVFSERIIQTHDEEKVIEFLNEAESRGVKVYALDSSTDIGMQVSGLGGIVSLLRFSVES comes from the coding sequence ATGATTACAAAAATTATTGATGATTTTTCGATTTCTTTCATAGTTGAAGAGCCAGACGACCTGCTTACTCTTCGGAGAATAATAAGAAAAGGCGACACGATGGTATCAGACACTACTCGTGTGATCAAACAAGACAAGGATTTTTCCAGACCGGACAGAGGTGAGCGGATAAAAATACGCATATCACTTGAGGTTGAAAAAATAGCGCTTGATTCTGTCTTTGACAGACTACGAGTTCATGGTACGATAATGGAATCAAGTAATGAGGCAGTCTCAAAGGGATCGCACCATTCAGTTCTAATAAAAATTGGCGACTCGTTTAACGTGACAAAAAAGAAATGGCTTCCCATCGAGTTGAAATTGCTCAAAAGCAAAGAAGACGGTTTTGGTTTTGTCCTAGTCGCAATTGACAAGGGAGATTGCGGTATTGGGAAGCTAAAGGGAACCCATCTGGAATTGATGCAGAATTTGTATTCTGGCTCTAGTGGAAAGCAATACAAATCAAGTTTCAACATAGAGGGATTTTTTGAAAACGTCACAAAGATGCTAGAGACCACATTAAGAGATAACGATATCATAGTAATCTTTGGACCAGGCGAAACCAAAAAGCAGTTCAGCAATTACTTGCAAAAAACCCCCCTGAGTAAAAAACACAAAATAGAGATCGTAGAGGGCATTGATTCTGGAGGAGAGGACGGAGTTTACATATTCATAAAATCAAAAGCCATGCAACAAATCATGGGGCAGAGCAAGCTTGCAAAGGTCACCTCGATCCTGGAGGAAATAATGATTAAAGCCCAGCACAAAAGCAAAAAATTCACAATGGGGTTTGAGGAGACACAAAAGGCAAACCAGTATGGCGCGATAGACTCTCTGGTTTTCTCAGAAAGGATCATCCAAACTCACGACGAGGAAAAAGTAATCGAGTTCCTAAACGAGGCAGAGTCAAGGGGGGTCAAGGTGTACGCCCTGGATTCGAGCACCGATATCGGCATGCAGGTTTCCGGGCTTGGCGGAATAGTTTCACTGCTTAGATTTTCGGTGGAATCTTAA
- a CDS encoding 50S ribosomal protein L2, producing MGKRPLVRRRGRGGMQFRAAVTGKLAPAKYPSFDLAEDRKGEVIDLVHERGRDAPLAKVRFENGSVSMIPAVLGTKIGSTMRFSLNAEIVNGNVISIQNIPDGTTVCNVEKHYGDGGAIAKTAGNSATVFSHTTDGVMLKLPSGNFVVLNPKNRAMIGVLAGGGTSERPFLNAGNKWRRYRSKGRKYPIVRGVAQAAYVHPHGGGRHQHVGQSSTVARDTPPGAKVGSIAARKTGRSKVARKIKIQGRT from the coding sequence ATGGGTAAGCGACCACTAGTTAGGAGACGTGGACGGGGAGGCATGCAGTTTAGGGCAGCCGTTACTGGTAAGCTTGCACCAGCAAAATACCCAAGCTTCGATCTGGCCGAAGATCGCAAAGGAGAGGTAATTGACCTAGTCCATGAAAGAGGCAGGGATGCACCTTTGGCAAAGGTCCGATTTGAAAACGGTTCTGTTTCTATGATTCCAGCGGTTTTGGGAACCAAAATAGGTTCTACTATGAGATTTTCTCTTAATGCGGAAATTGTAAACGGTAACGTAATTAGCATACAAAACATTCCTGACGGCACAACCGTGTGCAATGTAGAAAAGCACTACGGAGATGGGGGCGCTATTGCAAAAACCGCAGGAAACTCGGCCACAGTGTTTTCTCACACCACGGATGGAGTGATGTTAAAACTTCCTTCAGGCAACTTTGTAGTTCTAAATCCGAAAAACAGGGCCATGATTGGCGTGCTTGCCGGCGGCGGTACATCGGAAAGGCCGTTCTTAAACGCAGGCAACAAGTGGCGCAGATATAGATCAAAAGGACGCAAATACCCAATAGTTAGAGGTGTTGCACAAGCAGCCTATGTACATCCGCACGGTGGTGGAAGACACCAGCACGTGGGACAAAGCTCAACTGTTGCAAGGGACACACCGCCTGGAGCTAAAGTGGGTAGCATTGCTGCACGAAAGACTGGAAGATCTAAGGTAGCAAGAAAGATCAAAATACAGGGCAGAACATAA
- a CDS encoding CDC48 family AAA ATPase, with protein sequence MSQSALSLKVLEAYTRDVGRGVARIDYDSMDTLNASTGDVIEIKGKRRTVAKCLPLYPSDEGKGIIRIDGLGRNNAGIAIGDTITVRKIKAVAAEKVVVAPLEAIPPIDERYLADALESVPLIKGDNVMVPYFGGRLTFQVIGVTPAADAVLVTQKTVFHIAEKGETLRGVPQVTYEDIGGLTDEIKKVREMIELPLRHPEIFEKLGVEAPKGVLLYGPPGTGKTLLAKAVANESNAHFISISGPEIMSKFYGESEARLREIFKEAREKAPSIIFVDEIDSIAPKREEVTGEVERRVVSQMLSLMDGLEARGKVIVIAATNRPNAIDPALRRPGRFDREIEIKVPDKKGRKDILNIHTRNMPLVTEENDLNYVDVDKIAAVSHGYVGADLEYLCKEAAMKCLRRLLPELNLEDEKVPPETLDKLIVNNEDFQKALIEVTPSGMREVFIENPDVKWDDIGGLKEVKQQLQEAVEWPMKYPGLYERLGHKMPRGILLHGASGVGKTLLAKAVATESEANFVSVRGPELLSKWVGESERGIREIFRRARQASPCVIFFDEVDSIAPIRGAGGETAVTERVVSQLLTELDGMENLHGVIVLAATNRADMIDPALLRPGRFDKIIQIPLPDKESRRQILEINSKEIPAVRDKNDLDYVNLDKIADLTDGMSGADVAAIANTAVSIVIHEYLDKHPTKEELEKSVSTARVTMKHFEEAVKKVRTQKDLKIGQKIAVPYYR encoded by the coding sequence ATGAGCCAAAGCGCCCTTTCTCTCAAGGTATTAGAGGCATACACAAGAGACGTTGGTCGCGGCGTAGCCAGAATCGATTATGATTCCATGGATACGCTAAACGCATCCACAGGCGACGTAATTGAGATCAAGGGTAAGCGAAGAACTGTTGCAAAATGCCTTCCATTATACCCATCAGACGAGGGAAAGGGGATCATCAGAATAGACGGTCTTGGCAGAAACAATGCGGGGATCGCAATCGGTGATACCATAACTGTAAGAAAAATCAAAGCAGTTGCAGCAGAAAAAGTAGTAGTTGCTCCACTAGAAGCAATTCCCCCAATAGACGAACGCTACCTTGCAGATGCCTTGGAAAGCGTGCCACTGATCAAAGGAGACAACGTAATGGTTCCGTATTTTGGAGGTCGTTTAACATTTCAGGTAATCGGTGTAACCCCAGCAGCTGATGCAGTACTTGTTACACAAAAAACTGTTTTCCACATTGCAGAAAAAGGCGAGACGCTACGAGGCGTACCCCAAGTAACCTATGAGGACATTGGTGGCCTTACTGATGAAATTAAAAAAGTAAGAGAGATGATCGAACTACCGTTAAGACATCCTGAGATTTTCGAAAAACTTGGAGTTGAGGCACCAAAGGGTGTCCTATTGTATGGTCCTCCAGGTACTGGTAAGACGTTGCTTGCAAAGGCAGTGGCCAACGAGAGCAATGCTCATTTCATCAGCATATCTGGACCGGAAATAATGAGCAAGTTTTACGGTGAAAGCGAGGCAAGATTAAGAGAGATTTTCAAAGAGGCAAGAGAAAAGGCGCCATCAATAATTTTCGTAGATGAAATCGATTCGATTGCTCCAAAAAGAGAAGAGGTCACAGGAGAGGTAGAACGAAGAGTAGTTTCACAAATGCTTTCACTCATGGACGGTCTTGAGGCAAGGGGCAAGGTAATTGTCATTGCTGCAACAAACAGGCCAAATGCAATTGATCCTGCACTAAGAAGGCCTGGAAGATTCGATAGGGAAATTGAGATCAAAGTACCAGACAAGAAGGGAAGAAAAGACATTCTAAATATTCATACAAGAAACATGCCACTAGTCACAGAGGAAAACGATCTAAACTATGTTGATGTTGACAAGATTGCTGCAGTAAGCCACGGCTATGTTGGAGCTGATTTGGAATACTTGTGCAAAGAAGCGGCAATGAAGTGTCTTAGAAGGCTACTTCCTGAGCTAAATTTGGAAGACGAAAAAGTTCCGCCAGAGACACTTGACAAGCTAATAGTAAACAATGAGGATTTCCAAAAGGCGTTGATCGAAGTCACGCCATCAGGCATGCGTGAGGTATTCATAGAAAATCCAGATGTCAAGTGGGACGACATTGGAGGGCTAAAAGAGGTAAAGCAGCAGCTCCAAGAGGCAGTCGAGTGGCCAATGAAGTATCCGGGACTATACGAGAGACTGGGCCATAAAATGCCGCGCGGAATTTTGCTCCACGGAGCAAGCGGCGTTGGCAAGACTTTGCTGGCAAAGGCAGTAGCTACTGAAAGTGAGGCAAACTTTGTTTCTGTAAGAGGTCCTGAATTGTTATCAAAATGGGTCGGAGAGTCAGAGCGAGGAATAAGAGAGATCTTCAGACGAGCAAGGCAGGCATCACCATGTGTAATATTTTTCGATGAGGTTGACTCTATTGCCCCAATCAGGGGCGCAGGTGGGGAAACTGCAGTAACTGAAAGAGTAGTAAGTCAGTTACTAACAGAATTGGACGGTATGGAAAACTTGCACGGGGTAATAGTTTTGGCTGCAACCAACAGAGCAGACATGATTGATCCTGCCCTACTAAGGCCTGGAAGGTTTGATAAAATAATTCAGATACCGCTCCCAGACAAGGAAAGCAGAAGGCAAATTCTTGAGATCAATTCAAAGGAAATTCCGGCAGTCAGAGACAAGAACGATCTTGACTATGTCAATTTGGACAAGATTGCAGATCTTACGGACGGCATGAGTGGTGCAGATGTTGCGGCAATAGCAAACACGGCTGTTTCCATAGTCATACACGAGTATCTTGACAAACACCCAACCAAGGAAGAACTGGAAAAGAGCGTAAGCACTGCAAGAGTCACCATGAAGCACTTTGAAGAGGCAGTAAAGAAGGTAAGAACTCAAAAGGACCTAAAGATAGGCCAAAAGATAGCGGTTCCCTACTACAGATAA
- a CDS encoding site-2 protease family protein: protein MAWGAIFLAAKGLKLEKHGFEMKPYSLTYKNAQVQTVLTKMLGRTRRGIRVFADVSVVAGFIMMGFAFWFLLDNIAKYFNTPAEFSQLTVLIPGVTLTSGPSILYFLLSIPIVLVIHEGAHGIVATLEKIRIKTGGFAIFIAMFAGFVEPDDEEFNKAKKISKLRVIGAGATANVIFALILGAVLLTNPFFAIIVPEPIRGAFYESPEGVTVLSIMPGTGAESAGLMANDVIIKINDVPIVTPFDFTKITLQPGDTATVTAVRDGKQMQFQIVISPSPDDPKKGLIGIIRDNTFAYKPVYDFIEWKSPELSMFLLWLWMISFFIGIINMLPLPILDGGKFIHSIIDKKMSDLMVNRTMWAIYAFTFTLFGLNIALSYIKSGWFTI from the coding sequence ATAGCATGGGGGGCAATATTCCTTGCAGCCAAAGGACTAAAGCTGGAAAAACACGGCTTTGAGATGAAGCCGTACAGCCTGACCTACAAAAACGCCCAAGTTCAGACAGTCCTAACCAAGATGCTTGGCAGGACAAGAAGGGGCATTCGAGTATTTGCAGACGTAAGTGTTGTTGCAGGATTCATCATGATGGGATTTGCCTTTTGGTTCCTTCTTGACAATATTGCAAAATACTTTAACACGCCTGCTGAATTTTCTCAGCTTACCGTTCTGATACCAGGTGTAACTCTTACATCAGGTCCATCAATATTGTATTTTCTTCTTTCAATACCAATCGTACTTGTAATTCATGAAGGTGCGCACGGAATCGTAGCTACGCTAGAAAAAATTAGAATCAAGACTGGCGGTTTTGCTATCTTTATTGCAATGTTTGCAGGATTTGTCGAACCAGACGACGAGGAGTTTAACAAGGCAAAAAAGATATCAAAGTTGAGGGTCATAGGCGCAGGCGCAACAGCAAACGTAATTTTTGCCTTGATATTGGGAGCAGTCTTGCTTACGAATCCATTTTTTGCAATCATAGTGCCAGAGCCAATCAGGGGAGCATTTTATGAATCACCAGAAGGTGTCACAGTGCTATCCATAATGCCAGGAACCGGTGCGGAAAGCGCAGGACTGATGGCAAATGATGTGATCATCAAGATTAACGATGTTCCGATAGTTACGCCATTTGATTTTACAAAGATCACGCTGCAACCAGGTGACACTGCCACAGTAACTGCAGTCAGAGACGGCAAACAGATGCAGTTCCAGATAGTGATATCACCGTCTCCAGACGATCCAAAGAAGGGACTAATTGGAATAATACGCGATAACACGTTTGCCTACAAGCCAGTATACGATTTCATCGAGTGGAAGAGTCCGGAGCTTTCCATGTTTTTGTTGTGGTTGTGGATGATTTCGTTTTTCATCGGGATCATAAACATGCTGCCGCTTCCAATACTAGATGGAGGAAAATTCATCCACAGCATAATAGACAAGAAAATGTCAGATTTGATGGTAAACAGGACAATGTGGGCAATCTATGCGTTCACGTTTACATTATTTGGCCTCAACATCGCCTTGTCGTATATAAAATCAGGCTGGTTTACCATCTAG
- a CDS encoding acylphosphatase — MTKQRLHLFISGKVQGVFFRQAMKVAAKKNHVFGWVKNLKDTRVEAVLEGDDVNVGNVVEWCHAGPANARVDDVEIRNEKYKNEFTKFDVLY, encoded by the coding sequence ATGACAAAGCAGAGGCTACACCTTTTCATTAGCGGCAAGGTACAAGGTGTATTTTTTCGCCAAGCAATGAAGGTAGCTGCAAAAAAGAATCATGTTTTTGGCTGGGTCAAAAATCTAAAGGATACTAGAGTAGAGGCCGTTCTAGAAGGCGATGACGTCAATGTTGGCAATGTTGTGGAGTGGTGTCATGCGGGCCCTGCAAATGCACGTGTGGATGATGTTGAAATAAGAAATGAAAAATACAAAAACGAGTTTACAAAATTTGACGTTCTTTACTAG
- a CDS encoding TIGR00269 family protein encodes MKCDRCENAAVYSRKYSGENLCSECFSNSILRKAAKTISKYNMIQNGELVCVAVSGGKDSLALLHVLSKMAKNHNFRIHAVTIDEGIPGYREEALEIVRKFCRDLGVEHSVYTYKDLFDLTLDESLKLRDEEKISSCTICGTFRRRSMDHATKDIGADVIATGHNLDDTLQTFVINTLSGDTNKIGWMDPDTSDNSIRKIKPFCEIYESEIVFYAFTNNLPFQTEPCPHMNEGIRTEIREFLNKLENSHSGIKNNMYKSVLKLSQIVGDSNYKQKVSCLNCGNECTGRICSVCKMIVSLKD; translated from the coding sequence GTGAAATGCGACAGGTGTGAAAACGCTGCAGTTTATTCCAGAAAATATTCCGGGGAGAATCTTTGCTCAGAGTGCTTTTCAAATTCCATTCTGAGAAAGGCTGCAAAGACAATCTCAAAATATAATATGATACAAAACGGCGAGCTTGTCTGCGTTGCCGTATCTGGAGGAAAAGACTCCCTTGCACTATTACACGTGTTATCAAAAATGGCAAAAAATCACAATTTTAGAATTCATGCCGTTACAATTGACGAGGGAATACCAGGCTATAGGGAGGAGGCCTTGGAGATTGTAAGAAAGTTCTGCAGAGACCTTGGAGTCGAGCATTCTGTGTATACATACAAGGATCTGTTTGATCTTACGCTTGATGAATCGCTGAAATTGCGAGACGAGGAAAAAATATCATCGTGCACCATTTGTGGTACGTTTAGAAGAAGGTCGATGGATCATGCGACAAAGGACATTGGCGCAGACGTGATAGCGACTGGCCACAATCTGGACGATACGTTACAGACATTTGTAATAAACACCCTTTCTGGAGACACTAACAAAATTGGGTGGATGGATCCCGATACTTCGGATAATTCAATTCGAAAGATAAAGCCGTTTTGCGAAATTTACGAATCCGAAATTGTGTTTTATGCGTTTACAAACAATCTCCCATTCCAGACAGAGCCGTGTCCCCACATGAACGAGGGAATACGAACGGAAATCAGGGAGTTTCTTAACAAGCTGGAAAACTCTCATAGCGGCATAAAAAATAACATGTACAAGTCCGTTCTGAAACTCTCGCAAATAGTGGGCGACTCTAATTACAAGCAAAAGGTATCATGCCTCAACTGCGGAAACGAATGCACTGGAAGGATTTGCTCCGTGTGTAAGATGATTGTCAGTCTGAAGGATTAG
- a CDS encoding RNA-guided endonuclease InsQ/TnpB family protein, producing MQRTYKFRLYPSIEQTKKLQNNLKVCKWVYNKMIDYSKNKSVSRNDLNYFLTELKEQEPWLYSYHSKMLQMISTQIDGAQKALERLRKNGYKTGSLKFAKYEECGSFTYNQSGFKIEEGFLHLSKIGKTRIILHRSIPENVQIKQIMVSKSKSGKWHACVTCDVDTALPKIRFLNSVGLDVGIKNLAYDSDGFATPNPLNLKKLLKPLTRAQRNISRRSIGSQNRKKAVKFYQIVHERIKNRRKDFLHKLSTHYAKKYDVIFVERLAKSNMVKNHKLARNILDSGWGIFTNMLDYKCVLVEVPARNTTVDCSRCGNKVSKSLAVRTHRCDACGLVLDRDHNAAINILKRGLGIFNIKLPQELREVTPVKIPKGSMKQENTTGR from the coding sequence TTGCAGAGAACCTACAAGTTCAGACTGTATCCAAGTATTGAACAGACAAAAAAACTGCAAAATAATCTAAAAGTATGCAAATGGGTTTACAACAAAATGATCGATTACTCAAAAAATAAATCTGTCTCAAGGAATGATCTCAATTACTTTCTGACCGAGCTAAAGGAACAAGAACCATGGCTCTATTCATACCACTCTAAAATGCTGCAAATGATATCGACTCAGATAGATGGCGCACAAAAGGCACTAGAGAGACTGCGTAAAAACGGTTACAAGACAGGCAGTCTAAAATTTGCAAAATACGAAGAATGCGGGAGCTTCACATACAACCAATCTGGATTCAAAATCGAGGAAGGTTTTCTACATCTCTCCAAGATAGGAAAAACCAGAATCATACTTCACAGATCAATCCCTGAAAACGTGCAAATCAAACAGATCATGGTTTCAAAATCAAAATCAGGGAAATGGCATGCATGTGTTACATGTGATGTTGATACGGCGCTTCCAAAAATCCGTTTCTTAAACTCAGTCGGATTAGATGTCGGAATCAAAAATTTAGCGTATGACTCTGACGGATTTGCAACACCAAATCCGCTTAACCTCAAAAAACTACTAAAACCATTAACAAGAGCTCAAAGAAACATATCAAGACGATCAATAGGATCGCAAAACAGGAAGAAAGCAGTAAAATTCTACCAAATAGTCCATGAGAGAATCAAAAACAGGCGCAAGGACTTTCTGCACAAACTGTCAACACATTACGCAAAAAAATACGATGTCATATTTGTGGAAAGACTTGCAAAATCAAACATGGTGAAAAATCACAAACTTGCAAGAAATATCCTTGATTCCGGTTGGGGCATATTCACAAATATGCTTGACTACAAATGCGTGCTAGTCGAGGTTCCGGCAAGAAACACCACTGTTGATTGTTCGAGGTGCGGCAACAAGGTGTCAAAATCTTTGGCCGTTCGGACTCACCGGTGTGATGCATGTGGCTTGGTTCTGGACAGGGATCACAACGCAGCAATCAATATTCTAAAAAGAGGATTAGGCATTTTCAACATTAAACTACCGCAGGAACTGCGGGAAGTAACGCCTGTGAAGATCCCAAAGGGGTCAATGAAGCAGGAAAATACCACCGGACGTTAG